TATTCTTCAAAGGCAAACTCtcctgaaaataattattaattttacgcAAAGTTGCCTGCAGAACTGAGCTACTGATTACAGAATACCCATCCACTAATTTGCATCTGAATAGATGCGCCTCGTTCCTCAAAGGACGCCGCTTCAGGAATACAATGGTGGAGGTATTCTGTAATTGCTCCcagaacagaaagaaaaaaacaggaatGCATGAAGCTCAAGTGATCATAACTTCAAAGACCTTAGCTTATCTTGTGGTGGTCATTTAGTATTAAAGCCATTCAGACCACTTTGTCACCTTGCTTCTAAATCAAATAAGTATGCAATAAGCCTCTTACATTCTTGAACACTTTCTATCTAAtattcaacaacaaaaacacacagTTGGTCAGTAGAGATTAATTAACTAGTTGGCAATGCATCACTTAGTATTACTAGGTGCTACTAACTCAAGCACACAACCGAACTCACAACTCAACTCAGCTGCCCtctattattaatttttaatcctGAGTCTTAACCAATGTATGACCCTGTTTCATTACAACACATTTGTGCTCTGTTAGCAAGATAAGTTACACAACTTATCTCCTATCATTCGccctgacgaagggctaatgctcgaaacgtcagctttctaaacctttcacggtggtaattcaacctttatcaccttgtttgataaaaccaaatttaagtTACATAACGCGTAACAAAAATGCAACAAGAAGTTGCGAGTCAACAAGAATATTCAAAcaatcagcttttcaaaaacaattacATTCCAGCCTTAATCTGTAATATCTTGTAAAGTGAAATGTTTGTCTTCTTTGAAAGCTGGAAATGATACTCACTCAAACATCATAATAAACCAATGACAGAAATCGTTTTAGTACACCGTAAGTTAAGGATACAATACTAGACAAAGATCGCCAATttgaatggaatttttttcatcaatatgCTGGGATCAGTTCTTTTATGCCTCCTTACACACGTTGAAAATACTAAGCGCGTACGTACGTAGATCTGGATTCCTACAGTTATGAAACACAAGCTAGCAATTGGTGTCTTCACGCGGCACAAATGAAATGGATCCATCGCGTGGATCGCTCGCACGACAATTTGCAACTGACTCAAGACGATTGTAACTCTCGCACGCACGAAGTTACGCCAATGCGGAAATCATGATTATAAATTTTCTCAGTCAAAAGTGAGATCAAATCAATGCCCAGTACCAATTATATAAGGTCAGTCTCCAGAGCATGCATTATTGAAAGAATGCTATTCGCACAAAATCAAATTAGCGTGTGCTTGGAGATCCTTGTCGACGAATAGCTAATACTTTACAGATCACGGTCAAAGCTCTCAAGGTGGAAGATGACTTTGCCAAGATAACAGCTTAAAGTTGTTAAATGGATCCACGGCAGCCTCTTCAAGGAGAAACAACTGCGCTCTTACAAACCTCGTGAGCACATGGAACACAAGAAAGGCAAGAGACCAACAAGCAGTTCTGAAGTACACCtattttaataatatacagTAGCCTTACCTTCTTAGCTTGTGGGGAAACACAAAATGCGCAACTTCGGCAAGACGGGAATGATTGCACAGATCACTTAGATTGGACACGATGATATCCTTATGAAAGCATCAGCCCATGCATGATAATTTTAACTGTAAATGTGAAAAACCTCAAAACAATAAACTAGCAGATCTATGCTTTCTTCCCCAACGTATGTTAAGTGTGTGGAAAAATGAGTTGTTGTCACCGGAGATCACGTGATTACAGCGGAACGTCGTATAGGCGCGGTACCCAAGTTTCCGAGGAACACTTCCTTCAATAATTCGGCAAGAACGTCATGGCAGCAACGTCCTGATTCGCTGCGAAAAAATCCTCTTCTTAACGATTCGATGCGCAGGCTACCAGACATAAGCAAAAGAAgtagtttttctttgatcTCAAACACAACGAAATCGATTTTCtgagcattttcttttgcacttAACACTGCCTGTAGAACTGAAGTTATTCGaagaatagaccatttccgaattaccatTGGCCTCTTCAtaaaagcgagtcctggtgctcgtcctttcatatgaaaattaatttcatttgcatgtgaatgaaaactaattttcatatgaaaggatgagaaccagactcgctttgaaaaagaggccaaaggtaattcggaaatggcccaTTAGTTAGTTGTTGTGACAGGGTATTTTCCAAACGTATTAAAACTGGCAGTAACAATTCCTAATATTTGAATCTGGAGGTGATCCGCTAAAGTAACTTGGAAAGGCAAACCGCTCTTTCAAATACTATGTATTAGCCTGTTTATGCAACACTGTGTACCACATAGAACAGAAGCTAAATAACCTGTATCACCTAGGAACATGATACTAGAAGTATGGCAAAATACCCACTTGCGCAGTATTTTGCGCAGTCATTTAGTAGACGAAGATGGTTGCTGAAAAGAGTGGCCCTTCGTTTGCCTCCATTCTAACTATTGTATCCATTGTGATGTACACTGGTGGCTTTGTTCGAATAGAATTAGAGttcaacaaacaaaaggacaaaatacATCAACTTGAAAGCGCCGTGGAGTCAATGAAGACATCGAACGATGACATTGCTCAAGGTATTAAGCTTGTCTGAGAGACACGGTAGAAAATCATGAGCAATATAACTTGATCTTTATCTGTATCATAAATACACACAAGGAAGAATGATGTATGAAAGCTTGCTTTCGAACAAACCAAACACGAAAGGAATGTTGTTCCTGTTACGAATATTTCCTGTTGTCTTCCCAAAGTGAAATTAAAGCCCTAGGCTAACAGCTCATGTCCTTTTCTTATGCTGACAAAATCTGCTCTTAATGCCACAATCGCAATCGCGCAACCCGGTGGTAGCAGAGCATGATTACACATCTCgtgttattattttaacttCTATCTAAGCTTTGGATATTAATCATCTAACTCTTCGAGCATTTAAACTAAATGGCAATCTGATGCAATACCAAACGACCTGAATATCACAGACCTTTCTCGGCATCCCTTAGCTGGCACGAATACATTGAGTTGTTCGGCTGTAACGTTTTATGCTGTATATTTGGCGTTAAAAGGAGAAAGCGTGAAAAATGCTAGTCTTATAATGCTTTTCAATTCCGATCGTTTTCACGTCGATTAGTCCTACAAGATCAAAGTCTGATTGCTTTTCTGACAATCCTTCATGTCAAATAAAATCTGATTGTTTTTCTGACAATCCGTCATGTCAAATAATATATAGCAAGAGTCGATTacactattattatcactttgtggggcattgtggcgcattttgcgggctaaaatggagaatttggcgtgctaaaatgtattttagcccgctgaaataaaccaataaaaaacgagaatcaaataatcgtacgatctaagcagccaatcaaaatcgagaagccatttcaaagtttgttgacgtttattcacagcgctggtgaaaaaaatattcttctgactgttttgttgtcatttttttcagtttttattttctcaatgccctccaaagtgataataatagtaatagcggctcgggctaaaatgagtctgagtcgggcccaaaacatatttatgcccgcgaacataaactctattgttatattataaGAATGTCACACAATGTCACAATCCGGTATCGTTACATGCACAAACTGAATACCTCGCCGTATTTTTCTATTTATATTGATACACTACAATTTTCAATAGTTATGCATTTGGAAAACCTCCCTCTAGAAACTTTACCTCAAACTGTTTCAACGCTGTTTTGTTACCTTGAGTCGGTCCATTGAGGTCGGGACTGACATTAAGAAATAGCAACTAGTTTTATCGTGGCTTACTTTCTTATAATTCAgattcaaattattttaccaATTTGGAATTTGGCCAGGCCAGTTGTTACCCTTTGGGAGAACCACCAAATCCCCGTTGTAACTGGGCAGAGTTTGTATTGATGAAGCGTAGAACTTCTTTGTTCTAGTGTGGCGACAGGTCATTTCCCGAGTCTAAAGTTAGGAATTTCATTAGATTACTCGGCGAGAAACTAAGTCATTTTCAAGAACTCCGTTCCTTTTGACATTCTCTATATTTTCAGCTCAACAGCTCAACAGCTCAACAGCTGCATTATTTTCGTTCACTACGGTATCGGGTTTGCAAACacctttttcctttcaaaatttctttcttagTCAATACCATCCTACGAAACAGGCGCAGTGACTATTCCACgaacaacaaaacagaaaacaagcGCACGTCACACGAGACTTTCACACCTGGCAAACTTGTTTCGGAGCTAAGACAGAAACTTTGTCAATCAAACACCGATAGAGGCTGTCAAGGTCTCCCAGGCCCTCCCGGTCCACCTGGCCCGAGAGGAGAAAGGGGCAAACGAGGACGCAGTGGAAGCAAAGGAAAAACCGGAAACAAAGGAGACAACGGTATCATCGGACCACCAGGAAGAAGTGGAAAGCAAGGCATCATGGGACCGCCAGGATGGAAGGGAGAAACTGGACTAAAAGGAGAGAAAGGAGACACGGGAACTGCTGGCATGAAGGGAGCTAAAGGAGAACCGGGTGAATCAATTGCAGCTCCTACTGTTGCTGTTTCACCTGCAAAGATGACAGTCAATGAAAGCAAAACTACTTCTTTCCAGTGTTCAGTCAGCGGCAATCCTAAGCCTGTGTCAACATGGAGTAAACTGGAAGGGAAGTCAGAGAAAATTCTATCAGCAACCACAGATGGGAAGTTGATTTTAGCAAATGCTGCTGGCAGCGACTCGGGTGTATACAAGTGTTCAGCCTCAAACATCCTGGGACAGCAGGCACAAGCACTTGTGCATCTTGTAGTCAATGGtgagtttctttttgttcattggttttgttggttttgaaAGGATGAAAGTCAGAAAAGATAATTGACCGAAAGAAGGTCATGAAACTCCATAAGCCTTTACTtgcagaagaaagaaaaactttttgcTACATCCATTTACATGTGAGAGATAGTGAGGTCTCCCTGCTTGATATTTGTAACAACAATTATAAGCTGAACAACTACCGGTTCAATTAGGATCCGAGTTTTCTCTTATCAAGAACTTACATTTCATGATTTCAGTTGAGTTAATTTGTAGTTTCCCCAAATAGTCAGTCGGCTTAATAAACACTACGACTGTAGATAAGGTATTATTATATCACTAGCTAATCGCAGCCAACGTCATTTTTTCCGTTATATTTGTGAAGTTCTTTCACTATTACCACAGGCACCCCAAGCTCACAACGCGATCTATATATTATCTAGTAAGAGAGTTTAATGGTCAAAAGagttaaaaattaagttaagttGAAAGACTGAACGTCTTTCTCTCGCAATAAACTCGTTTATACACTCTCAAGCGAAGCGAATTCGCTTCGCTTGAGAGTGTATAAACGAGTACGGATTTCACTATATCGGCAATGGGTAATGAATtgacacaaaacaaaagtgaacaaCATATTTGAGGTAGGGAAAGTTTATTGTGAGAGAAAGAcgttcagtttttcaacttaacttaatttttaactCTTTTCACCATTAAACTCTCTTACTAGATAATATATAGATCGCGTTGTGAGCTTGGGGTGCCTGTGCTATTACAAGTGTTAAAAGTCGTGCAAGCTTTTGTTTGACTATCATAAAgagaataacaaaatcaactaaattattataatcagtAATCGattctatttttgtttaccTTGATTTTGcggttgttttaaattgtttagTATGAAGTGCAGCTAACATGGCGCAGTTCGTAATACCTTGCTAGCGCAAACTACacgtttattttcaaattagaGAAGAGAATTTGTATGTTGTGATCTGTAGAAGTCACAGGAAAAATTCGTTAATAATTCCATTTTCTCGTTCCAGTTCATCCCAGAATTTCTCTCAACCCGGGACCTCGTCACGCAATACAAGGAAGCAATTTTACTCTTCCAATTTGCCACGTGACAGGGTACCCCACACCAGTGGTGACATGGAAGAAATCATCTGGCCTGTTAGCCCAGGGGAGGGTGAGGTACAACAACAGCATGttccaaattttacaggttCGAAAAGAAGACTCAGAGTTCTATATTTGCTCAGCAGAAAACCTTCTGGGaagagttgaaaaaaaaacactcttaGTCGTAGTATCTCTTCCTCGGTTTACATCTAAACCTCCTTCCAAAATTGTGTCGATATTAAACTGCACCATGAGACTGAATTGCAGCGCTATTGGTGACCCACAACCAATCATCACTTGGAGAAAGCAAGAAGGTC
The DNA window shown above is from Acropora palmata chromosome 7, jaAcrPala1.3, whole genome shotgun sequence and carries:
- the LOC141886266 gene encoding uncharacterized protein LOC141886266 → MVAEKSGPSFASILTIVSIVMYTGGFVRIELEFNKQKDKIHQLESAVESMKTSNDDIAQVNTILRNRRSDYSTNNKTENKRTSHETFTPGKLVSELRQKLCQSNTDRGCQGLPGPPGPPGPRGERGKRGRSGSKGKTGNKGDNGIIGPPGRSGKQGIMGPPGWKGETGLKGEKGDTGTAGMKGAKGEPGESIAAPTVAVSPAKMTVNESKTTSFQCSVSGNPKPVSTWSKLEGKSEKILSATTDGKLILANAAGSDSGVYKCSASNILGQQAQALVHLVVNVHPRISLNPGPRHAIQGSNFTLPICHVTGYPTPVVTWKKSSGLLAQGRVRYNNSMFQILQVRKEDSEFYICSAENLLGRVEKKTLLVVVSLPRFTSKPPSKIVSILNCTMRLNCSAIGDPQPIITWRKQEGQLPVGRSQQINGSLVITNLQQSDAGNYICTATSASVLDVEAVTTLEIQKAVLSSSSILGSLDIKYLCKLNFFVAPVLRSSSRSRFVRCWRAKTDGWAASTFHSNCDGKGPTVTIIQVGSYIFGGYTDVSWSSPRSCDWASSSKSFIYSLYNINGYSPVKLQVKPGERRLALFICSLYGPTFGLGHDIHISNNAASNGNSYTSCGWSYPLPRGYSSSVSSCRFYAGSYKFTPTDVEVFYETTT